In the genome of Staphylococcus durrellii, one region contains:
- the tpiA gene encoding triose-phosphate isomerase, whose amino-acid sequence MRKPIIAGNWKMNKTVQEAKDFVNALPALPDTNEVESVICAPTIQLDALVTLVKDGKAQGLKIGAQNAFYEDNGAFTGETSPVALADLGIQYVVIGHSERRDIFHETDEEINKKAHAVFNHGMTPIICVGETDEERESGKANEVVGNQVKKAIEGLSDDQLKQVIIAYEPVWAIGTGKSSTAKDANEMCAFVRTTVADTTSQEVADATRIQYGGSVKPNNIKEYMAESDIDGALVGGASLKVDDFVQLLEGAK is encoded by the coding sequence ATGAGAAAACCTATTATTGCTGGTAACTGGAAAATGAATAAAACAGTTCAAGAAGCTAAAGATTTTGTTAATGCATTACCTGCATTACCAGATACAAACGAAGTAGAATCAGTTATTTGTGCACCAACAATCCAATTAGATGCATTAGTAACATTAGTAAAAGATGGCAAAGCACAAGGTTTAAAAATCGGTGCGCAAAATGCTTTCTATGAAGACAATGGTGCGTTCACTGGTGAGACATCTCCAGTAGCATTAGCTGATTTAGGCATTCAATATGTAGTAATTGGACATTCAGAACGTCGTGACATCTTCCATGAAACAGATGAAGAGATTAATAAAAAAGCACACGCAGTATTTAATCATGGTATGACACCAATTATTTGTGTGGGTGAAACAGACGAAGAACGTGAAAGTGGTAAAGCTAACGAAGTTGTTGGCAACCAAGTTAAAAAAGCAATCGAAGGTTTATCTGACGATCAACTTAAACAAGTAATCATTGCTTATGAACCAGTTTGGGCAATCGGTACTGGTAAATCATCAACTGCTAAAGATGCTAACGAAATGTGTGCATTTGTTAGAACAACAGTTGCAGACACTACTAGCCAAGAAGTTGCTGACGCTACACGTATTCAATACGGTGGAAGTGTTAAACCAAATAATATTAAAGAGTACATGGCAGAATCAGATATCGACGGCGCATTAGTAGGTGGCGCATCACTTAAAGTCGATGATTTTGTACAATTGTTAGAAGGTGCGAAATAG
- a CDS encoding DUF4887 domain-containing protein codes for MSNQNNNFDDNENKKMSGLAKVISAVIILLLIGGLAFAIFAFVDHSNKSNERLQHQKEEEKAKKDQEKKEQKDKEKKEKEKSDEQTQESQQTQQTQQTQQTQQTQQTQQTEQTQQQTTQNRARKSTQQTKEQPTKEEKTTEEKTEEPKTEEPKTEEPKTEEPKTEEPKTEEPKTEEPKTEEPKTEEPKTEEPKTEEPKTEEPKTEQPKSNSNSSQDKQQSDEDE; via the coding sequence ATGTCTAATCAAAATAATAATTTTGATGATAACGAAAATAAAAAAATGAGTGGTTTGGCTAAAGTAATTAGTGCTGTAATAATTTTATTATTAATAGGTGGGCTAGCTTTTGCTATTTTTGCATTTGTTGATCACTCAAATAAATCCAATGAACGACTTCAACATCAAAAAGAAGAAGAGAAAGCGAAGAAAGATCAAGAAAAGAAAGAGCAAAAAGATAAAGAGAAAAAAGAGAAAGAAAAATCTGACGAACAAACACAAGAATCACAACAAACACAACAGACTCAACAAACACAGCAAACACAACAGACTCAACAAACTCAACAGACAGAACAAACACAACAACAAACGACTCAAAATAGAGCGCGTAAGTCTACTCAACAAACAAAAGAGCAACCTACTAAAGAGGAAAAGACAACTGAAGAAAAAACAGAAGAACCAAAGACAGAGGAACCAAAGACTGAAGAGCCAAAGACTGAAGAACCAAAAACAGAAGAGCCAAAGACTGAAGAGCCAAAGACTGAAGAACCAAAAACAGAAGAGCCAAAGACAGAAGAGCCAAAGACAGAGGAACCAAAAACAGAGGAACCAAAAACAGAAGAACCCAAAACCGAGCAACCTAAGAGTAACTCAAATTCCTCTCAAGACAAGCAACAATCAGATGAAGACGAATAG
- a CDS encoding sugar-binding transcriptional regulator — MKELIKIQQKLVPEIVEKLYRRFSILSTIAKTQPVGRRSLSEHMDLTERVLRSETDMLKKQELIKVKPTGMEITNDGEILLQQLNSYFNVFADDQHLAQLIKERYGIQDVFVIPGDSDAKRSVKIEIARQAGQLLENSLYENSIVSVTGGSTMAYVSESMHKQPYQVFFVPARGGLGENVVYQANTIAASMAQQTNGDYTTLYVPDNVSETTYNTLLNEPSVIHTLEKIKESNITVHGIGDALKMARRRQSPQETVAKLQHHNAVGEAFGYYFDAQGDVVHRVKTIGLQLEDLESKRFIYAVAGGKSKGEAIKAYLSIAPKNTVLITDEGAAQVIANNSNKK; from the coding sequence GTGAAAGAATTGATAAAAATTCAACAGAAGTTAGTTCCTGAAATTGTTGAAAAGTTATATCGTCGTTTTTCGATTCTTTCTACTATTGCTAAAACTCAACCTGTAGGTCGACGCAGTTTAAGCGAACATATGGATTTGACTGAACGCGTACTAAGATCTGAAACAGACATGCTAAAAAAGCAAGAATTGATTAAAGTAAAACCAACCGGTATGGAGATAACTAATGACGGTGAGATTCTACTTCAACAATTAAATAGCTATTTCAACGTTTTTGCGGATGATCAACACTTAGCTCAACTTATTAAAGAACGCTACGGTATTCAAGATGTTTTTGTTATTCCTGGCGATTCTGATGCTAAAAGATCTGTTAAAATTGAAATTGCACGTCAAGCTGGTCAATTACTTGAAAACAGTCTCTATGAAAACTCAATTGTTTCTGTTACGGGTGGCTCGACTATGGCTTACGTAAGTGAGTCGATGCATAAGCAACCTTATCAAGTGTTCTTTGTTCCAGCGCGTGGAGGACTGGGAGAAAATGTTGTATATCAAGCAAACACGATTGCGGCAAGTATGGCGCAACAAACAAATGGAGATTATACTACACTGTACGTCCCAGACAATGTAAGTGAAACAACTTATAACACATTGTTAAATGAACCTTCAGTCATTCATACGTTAGAGAAAATTAAAGAATCAAATATTACAGTTCACGGCATAGGTGATGCGCTGAAGATGGCACGGAGAAGACAATCTCCCCAAGAAACAGTTGCAAAACTTCAACATCATAATGCTGTTGGAGAAGCATTTGGGTATTATTTCGACGCACAAGGCGATGTAGTCCATAGAGTGAAAACAATAGGACTACAGTTAGAAGATCTTGAGTCGAAACGATTTATTTATGCTGTCGCAGGGGGGAAATCTAAAGGTGAAGCGATTAAAGCTTATCTTTCTATAGCCCCTAAGAACACAGTTTTAATAACTGATGAAGGCGCGGCACAAGTTATTGCAAATAATAGTAATAAAAAGTAA
- the gpmI gene encoding 2,3-bisphosphoglycerate-independent phosphoglycerate mutase, translated as MAKQPTALIILDGFANRESEHGNAVKLAHKPNFDRYYSKYPTTQIEASGLDVGLPEGQMGNSEVGHMNIGAGRIVYQSLTRINKSIEDGDFFDNEVLINAIKHVKDNNSALHVFGLLSDGGVHSHYKHLFAILELAKTQGLEEVYVHAFLDGRDVDQKSALKYIEETEQKFQEIGIGKFASVSGRYYAMDRDKRWDREEKAYNAIRNFEGPKYSSAKEGVEANYENGLTDEFVEPFIVEDQNNGVNDNDAVIFYNFRPDRAAQLSEVFTNKVFDGFKVEQVNNLFYATFTKYNDNVNAEIVFEKVDLNNTIGEVIQDNGLKQLRIAETEKYPHVTYFMSGGRNDEFDGERRRLIDSPKVATYDLKPEMSAYEVKDALIEELNQGDLDLILLNFANPDMVGHSGMLEPTIKAIEAVDECLGEVIDKIIDMGGNAIITADHGNSDMVLTDSDEPMTTHTTNPVPVIVTKEGVTLRETGRLGDLAPTLLDLLNVKQPEDMTGESLIKN; from the coding sequence ATGGCAAAACAACCAACTGCATTAATCATTTTAGATGGTTTTGCAAATAGAGAAAGTGAACATGGTAACGCAGTTAAATTAGCGCATAAGCCTAATTTTGACCGTTATTATTCTAAATACCCAACGACTCAAATTGAAGCCAGTGGTTTAGATGTAGGCTTACCAGAAGGTCAAATGGGTAACTCAGAAGTTGGTCATATGAATATTGGTGCTGGACGTATTGTTTATCAAAGTTTGACACGTATTAATAAATCAATTGAAGACGGAGATTTCTTTGATAATGAAGTGCTTATTAATGCCATTAAACATGTTAAAGATAATAACTCTGCATTACATGTATTTGGTTTATTATCTGATGGCGGCGTACACAGTCATTATAAACATTTATTTGCAATCTTAGAATTAGCTAAAACACAAGGGCTAGAAGAAGTATATGTTCATGCATTTTTAGATGGTCGTGACGTAGATCAAAAATCTGCATTGAAATATATCGAAGAAACGGAACAAAAATTCCAAGAAATAGGCATTGGTAAATTTGCCTCAGTTTCTGGTCGTTATTATGCAATGGATAGAGACAAACGTTGGGATCGTGAAGAAAAAGCTTATAATGCTATTCGTAACTTTGAAGGACCTAAATATAGTTCTGCCAAAGAAGGCGTTGAAGCAAACTATGAAAATGGCTTGACTGATGAATTCGTTGAACCATTTATCGTAGAAGATCAAAATAATGGTGTTAATGATAATGATGCCGTAATTTTCTACAATTTCCGTCCTGACAGAGCTGCTCAACTTTCTGAAGTTTTCACAAATAAAGTATTTGATGGCTTCAAAGTTGAACAAGTTAATAATTTATTCTATGCAACATTTACAAAATACAATGACAATGTCAATGCTGAAATTGTCTTTGAAAAAGTTGATTTAAACAATACAATTGGTGAAGTCATTCAAGATAATGGTTTAAAACAACTACGTATTGCTGAAACAGAAAAATACCCTCACGTAACATACTTCATGAGTGGTGGACGTAATGATGAGTTCGATGGTGAACGTCGTCGTTTAATTGATTCACCTAAAGTAGCAACTTATGACTTAAAACCTGAAATGAGTGCTTATGAGGTTAAAGATGCTTTAATTGAAGAGTTAAACCAAGGTGATTTAGATTTAATCTTACTCAACTTTGCTAACCCTGATATGGTTGGTCACAGTGGTATGCTCGAACCAACTATTAAAGCGATTGAAGCTGTAGATGAGTGTCTAGGAGAAGTTATTGATAAAATCATCGATATGGGTGGTAATGCAATAATTACAGCTGACCATGGTAACTCAGACATGGTATTGACTGACAGTGATGAACCGATGACTACACACACTACAAATCCAGTGCCAGTAATTGTAACTAAAGAAGGAGTTACATTGCGTGAAACTGGTCGTTTAGGTGACTTAGCGCCAACATTATTAGATTTATTAAACGTTAAACAACCAGAAGACATGACTGGAGAATCATTAATTAAAAACTAA
- the gap gene encoding type I glyceraldehyde-3-phosphate dehydrogenase produces MAVKVAINGFGRIGRLAFRRIQNVDGIDVVAVNDLTDDEMLAHLLKYDTMQGRFTGEVEVEKDGFRVNGQEVKSFSEPDPTKLPWGDLDIDVVLECTGLFADKDKASAHIDAGAKKVLISAPATGDLKTIVYNTNHNELDGSESVVSGASCTTNSLAPVAKVLNDQFGLVEGLMTTIHAYTGDQSTQDAPHRKGDKRRARAAAENIIPNSTGAAKAIGLVIPEIDGKLDGGAQRVPVATGSLTELTVVLEKDVSVEDVNNAMKNASNESFGYTEDEIVSSDVIGMTYGSLFDATQTRVMTVGDRQLVKVAAWYDNEMSYTSQLVRTLEHLASQAK; encoded by the coding sequence ATGGCAGTTAAAGTAGCAATTAATGGTTTTGGTAGAATTGGTCGTTTAGCATTTAGAAGAATTCAAAACGTTGACGGAATCGATGTAGTTGCAGTAAACGACTTAACAGATGACGAAATGTTAGCACACTTATTAAAATATGACACAATGCAAGGTCGTTTCACAGGAGAAGTTGAAGTAGAAAAAGACGGTTTCCGTGTTAATGGTCAAGAAGTTAAATCATTCTCAGAACCTGACCCAACTAAATTACCTTGGGGTGATTTAGACATCGATGTTGTTTTAGAATGTACTGGTTTATTCGCTGATAAAGATAAAGCTTCGGCTCATATTGATGCAGGCGCTAAAAAAGTATTAATCTCAGCTCCAGCTACAGGCGACTTAAAAACAATCGTTTACAACACTAACCATAACGAACTAGATGGATCAGAATCTGTAGTATCTGGTGCTTCATGTACTACTAACTCATTAGCTCCAGTTGCTAAAGTTTTAAATGATCAATTTGGTTTAGTTGAAGGTTTAATGACAACTATTCACGCTTACACTGGTGACCAAAGCACACAAGATGCGCCTCACAGAAAAGGTGACAAACGTCGTGCTCGTGCTGCAGCAGAAAACATTATCCCTAACTCAACAGGTGCTGCGAAAGCAATCGGTTTAGTTATTCCTGAAATTGATGGAAAATTAGACGGTGGCGCTCAACGTGTTCCAGTTGCAACAGGTTCATTAACTGAATTAACAGTTGTATTAGAAAAAGACGTAAGTGTTGAAGATGTTAACAACGCAATGAAAAATGCTTCAAACGAATCATTTGGTTACACTGAAGACGAAATCGTTTCTTCTGACGTAATCGGTATGACTTACGGTTCATTATTCGATGCTACTCAAACTCGTGTAATGACTGTTGGCGACCGTCAATTAGTTAAAGTTGCAGCTTGGTATGACAATGAAATGTCTTATACTTCTCAATTAGTTCGTACTTTAGAACACTTAGCATCACAAGCTAAATAA
- a CDS encoding phosphoglycerate kinase — MTKKIVSDLDLKGKTVLVRADFNVPMKDGEITDDNRIVQALPTIKYIAEQGGKVVLFSHLGKVKEESDKASLSLKPVAADLSKKLSKEVVFVPTTRGEQLETAIKGLDEGEILLVENTRFEDVDGKKESKNDSELGEYWASLGDLFVNDAFGTAHREHASNVGIASHLETAAGYLMDKEIKYIGGVVENPDKPVVAILGGAKVSDKIGVITNLLKIADKVLIGGGMSYTFFKAQGKEIGQSLLEEDKVDFAKDLLDRAGDQIVLPVDCKVAKEFSNDAEISVVSVDDIPADQEAMDVGPKTVELFKEQLQGAHTVVWNGPMGVFELSNFAKGTIGICEAIAELKDANTIIGGGDSAAAAISLGYADDFSHISTGGGASLEYLEGKTLPGVESISDK; from the coding sequence ATGACTAAAAAAATTGTATCTGACTTAGATTTGAAAGGTAAAACTGTACTAGTGCGTGCCGATTTTAACGTACCAATGAAAGATGGAGAAATTACTGACGACAACAGAATAGTTCAAGCTTTACCAACTATTAAATATATTGCTGAACAAGGCGGTAAAGTCGTGTTATTTTCTCACTTAGGTAAAGTTAAAGAAGAAAGTGATAAAGCATCATTGAGCTTGAAACCAGTAGCTGCTGACTTATCTAAGAAATTAAGCAAAGAGGTAGTATTTGTTCCGACAACTCGTGGCGAACAATTAGAAACTGCTATCAAAGGTTTAGACGAAGGAGAAATTCTATTAGTAGAAAATACGCGTTTCGAAGATGTTGATGGTAAAAAAGAATCTAAAAATGATTCAGAATTAGGTGAATACTGGGCTTCATTAGGCGATCTATTTGTTAATGATGCTTTTGGTACAGCACACCGTGAACATGCTTCAAATGTAGGAATCGCTTCTCATCTTGAAACTGCAGCTGGTTATTTAATGGATAAAGAAATTAAATATATCGGTGGCGTAGTTGAAAATCCTGATAAACCTGTAGTAGCTATTCTAGGTGGAGCAAAAGTATCAGATAAAATTGGTGTTATCACTAATTTACTTAAAATCGCTGATAAAGTACTTATCGGTGGTGGTATGTCATACACATTCTTTAAAGCACAAGGTAAGGAAATCGGTCAATCTCTACTAGAGGAAGATAAAGTTGACTTTGCTAAAGATTTACTTGACCGCGCTGGTGATCAAATCGTGTTACCTGTAGATTGTAAAGTTGCGAAAGAATTTTCTAATGACGCTGAAATTTCAGTTGTTTCTGTTGATGACATTCCAGCTGATCAAGAAGCTATGGATGTTGGTCCTAAAACTGTTGAATTATTCAAAGAACAATTACAAGGTGCCCATACAGTGGTATGGAATGGACCTATGGGCGTATTTGAATTAAGTAATTTTGCTAAAGGTACTATCGGTATTTGTGAAGCAATCGCTGAATTAAAAGATGCTAATACAATTATCGGTGGTGGTGATTCAGCTGCAGCTGCAATATCATTAGGTTACGCTGATGACTTCAGCCATATTTCAACAGGTGGCGGTGCTTCATTAGAGTACTTAGAAGGAAAAACACTACCAGGTGTAGAATCAATCTCTGATAAATAA